A single Leptidea sinapis chromosome 2, ilLepSina1.1, whole genome shotgun sequence DNA region contains:
- the LOC126974967 gene encoding zinc finger protein 239-like: protein MYPSQREKKIIFKLIFYIAVKLAASNELLDEMYTELINPCNKSGMSTSDLNLKHTGEKLHSCNECGKSFNHSGHLKNHIRVHTGDKPFSCDECGKSFTVSATLRNHKKIHTGVRPYSCDVCGKSFNHSTTFKNHKRIHTGEKPYSCDVCGKSFNESGSLKKHNRIHTGDKPYSCHMCGKSFTEYGTLRNHTRLHTGDKPYSCDACGKRFNELRTLTNHKRIHTGDKPYSCGVCGKSFNREDNLKTHSRIHTGDRPYSCNVCGKNFNRYDNLKTHSRIHTGEHPYICNICPLKFKWKKGLDKHLERHNNT, encoded by the coding sequence aTGTATCCTAGCCAAAGagaaaaaaagattatttttaaattaattttctacaTTGCAGTTAAACTAGCAGCTAGTAATGAACTGTTGGATGAAATGTACACAGAACTGATCAATCCATGTAATAAGAGTGGGATGTCTACATCTGACTTGAACTTAAAACACACTGGTGAAAAACTTCACTCTTGCAATgaatgtggtaagagtttcaatcaTTCTGGCCATTTGAAGAACCATATAAGagtacataccggtgataaacctttTTCATGTGATgagtgtggtaagagtttcactGTATCTGCTACTTTAagaaaccataaaaaaatacataccggTGTTAGACCTTATTCATGCGATGTTTGTGGCAAAAGTTTCAATCATTCCACTACTTTTAAGAACCACaaaagaatacataccggtgagaAGCCTTACTCGTGCgatgtgtgtggtaagagtttcaatgaATCTGGTTCATTGAAGAAGCataatagaatacataccggaGATAAACCTTACTCATGCCACatgtgtggtaagagtttcactGAATATGGAACTTTAAGGAACCATACACGATtgcataccggtgataaaccctATTCATGTGATGCATGTGGTAAGAGATTCAATGAATTAAGAACATTGACAAACCACAAAAGAATACATacaggtgataaaccttactcaTGCGGtgtatgtggtaagagtttcaatcgAGAGGATAATCTGAAgacacatagtagaatacataccggtgataggCCTTATTCgtgcaatgtgtgtggtaagaaTTTCAATCGCTATGATAATCTGAAgacacatagtagaatacataccggtgaacATCCATATATATGTAACATTTGTCCACTGAAATTTAAATGGAAAAAAGGTCTCGACAAACATTTAGAAAGACacaataatacataa